The following proteins are co-located in the Sphaeramia orbicularis chromosome 24, fSphaOr1.1, whole genome shotgun sequence genome:
- the xkr5a gene encoding XK-related protein 5a, with product MISAAGAVGRRMPSAARRSGCWIAWCQAVLLGMSALVIVAERSALIYCIGFYLWNEETQWAGLTLGLFLPGTAVQLLSVKWYYDDGDDRRCYLSVIHILHLGIFKRLWDCMRSVLHMHDSVAELGASVMQQADVAALWLLEALVLTLPQSLLQAYVVVSTDVGIDSPVAYCCGLCVLSISWALVLYSRACCLIRPGHLAMPPAALLCQLVWRAGMLGARVTCLMFFARVFNWWVCGVAGFHWLTASFWLVSQQPDICTGPWCWRVFNGIMGLVHVFLFFNVKDGPSRFRMASFYAFMLVENATLLLTASDFLSEASWDSLTLPTTVLCSFLLGATSLVLYYRFLHPKSTEISQGSHHNHMGSTCIEQGESSFSLGDKSLPAPSIQNHGSFSLSGVAGSLLEHPGTCGGRPNSSCPCYHHHWLLIRLALKTGDLGKINRAYGAGGAAAILDMEEYNQEFKSNEGMTITAGGSCEGVSTSESQGKGLAPLSDCKDEFQSVSEPTSTEQPGEEDDSLEMESPLESPTSDFKRSSPEGKSVFGDSPEPYFCPTESSSTLYFSADPQSPSSASNPRLDRDIGGLEQGVRLNSIPSDPALHRDVRGLMGRVGPRCTSTPKLDSGVLDSSSSVPHLTGPRRQLIMSRRDEDDNF from the exons TGATCTACTGTATAGGGTTTTACCTATGGAACGAAGAGACGCAGTGGGCGGGCCTCACTCTCGGCCTCTTTCTTCCGGGGACAGCAGTTCAGTTACTAAGTGTCAAATGGTACTATGATGACGGTGATGACAGGCGATGCTACCTTTCTGTCATACACATTCTACACTTGGGAATCTTCAAAAG GTTATGGGACTGCATGAGGTCTGTGCTGCATATGCATGACTCAGTGGCTGAGCTTGGTGCGTCTGTCATGCAGCAGGCAGATGTTGCTGCCCTTTGGTTGCTGGAAGCACTCGTCCTCACTCTGCCTCAGAGCCTGCTGCAGGCGTATGTTGTAGTGTCCACAGATGTGGGCATTGACTCCCCAG tTGCTTATTGCTGTGGACTGTGCgtactgtccatttcctgggccCTGGTGCTGTACAGCCGAGCATGCTGCTTGATCCGACCAGGCCACTTAGCCATGCCGCCAGCTGCCCTGTTGTGCCAGCTGGTGTGGAGGGCAGGCATGCTGGGCGCTAGGGTGACATGCCTCATGTTCTTCGCCAGGGTCTTTAACTGGTGGGTCTGTGGAGTAGCAG GTTTCCACTGGCTTACGGCCTCCTTCTGGCTGGTATCACAGCAACCAGATATCTGCACTGGCCCCTGGTGTTGGCGTGTCTTCAATGGCATCATGGGTCTTGTGcacgtcttcctcttcttcaacGTCAAAGATGGACCATCACGTTTCCGCATGGCCAGTTTTTATGCA TTCATGCTAGTAGAGAACGCCACTTTGCTGCTGACCGCCTCCGACTTCCTCAGCGAAGCATCATGGGACAGTCTGACCCTTCCCACCACTGTGCTGTGTAGTTTTCTCCTTG GTGCTACCTCTCTTGTTCTGTACTACCGGTTCCTCCACCCCAAGTCAACAGAGATCTCCCAGGGCTCCCACCATAACCACATGGGCAGCACTTGCATAGAACAAGGGGAGTCGTCTTTCTCCCTCGGAGACAAAAGCCTGCCAGCTCCCTCCATTCAAAACCACGGCAGCTTCTCCCTCTCAGGTGTAGCTGGTTCTCTACTGGAGCACCCAGGAACCTGTGGTGGCAGACCCAACAGCTCCTGTCCTTGTTATCATCACCACTGGCTCCTGATCCGGCTGGCCCTTAAAACTGGGGACCTGGGTAAAATCAACAGGGCGTATGGGGCAGGTGGagcggcggccatattggatatGGAGGAATACAACCAAGAGTTTAAGAGTAATGAAGGAATGACTATCACAGCAGGAGGCAGCTGTGAGGGAGTCTCCACATCTGAGTCTCAGGGGAAGGGTCTTGCACCCCTCTCAGACTGCAAAGATGAATTCCAAAGTGTAAGCGAACCAACTTCAACCGAGCAACcaggagaagaagatgatagtCTGGAGATGGAGAGCCCGCTGGAGTCACCCACATCAGATTTCAAACGAAGCTCACCAGAAGGAAAATCTGTATTTGGAGACAGCCCGGAGCCGTATTTCTGCCCTACTGAGTCAAGTTCAACCCTGTATTTCAGTGCTGATCCTCAGTCTCCAAGTAGTGCGAGCAACCCCCGTTTGGACCGTGACATTGGGGGCCTAGAACAGGGCGTACGCCTCAACTCCATCCCTAGTGATCCAGCACTTCACAGAGATGTCCGTGGGCTCATGGGCCGAGTCGGGCCACGTTGTACTTCCACTCCCAAATTAGACTCTGGAGTGCTTGATTCCTCATCTAGTGTTCCTCATCTCACAGGTCCCCGGAGGCAGCTTATAATGTCCCGGAGAGATGAAGATGATAACTTCTAG